One genomic segment of Streptomyces sp. RKND-216 includes these proteins:
- a CDS encoding response regulator, whose protein sequence is MVQKAKILLVDDRPENLLALEAILSALDQTLVRASSGEEALKALLTDDFAVILLDVQMPGMDGFETAAHIKRRERTRDIPIIFLTAINHGPHHTFRGYAAGAVDYISKPFDPWVLRAKVSVFVELYMKNVQLREQASLLRLQLDNGGGRASANGAGAAEEGGRTGLLTELSARLASVEEQAEALSKQLDDSADAAAVATAAHLERKLTGLRRALDALEPGSGGSSTQLPSQN, encoded by the coding sequence ATGGTGCAGAAGGCCAAGATCCTCCTGGTCGATGACCGGCCGGAGAATCTGCTGGCGCTGGAGGCCATCCTCTCGGCGCTCGATCAGACGCTCGTGCGGGCATCGTCAGGGGAGGAAGCGCTCAAGGCGCTGTTGACGGACGACTTCGCGGTCATCCTGCTGGACGTGCAGATGCCCGGCATGGACGGCTTCGAGACCGCCGCGCACATCAAGCGCCGGGAGCGCACCCGGGACATCCCCATCATCTTCCTCACCGCCATCAACCACGGCCCCCACCACACCTTCCGCGGCTACGCGGCAGGTGCGGTGGACTACATCTCCAAGCCCTTCGATCCGTGGGTGCTGCGCGCCAAGGTCTCCGTGTTCGTCGAGCTGTACATGAAGAACGTGCAGCTCCGCGAGCAGGCCTCGCTGCTACGCCTCCAGCTCGACAACGGCGGCGGCCGCGCGTCGGCCAACGGCGCCGGCGCGGCGGAGGAGGGCGGCCGGACCGGTCTGCTGACCGAACTCTCCGCCCGGCTGGCGTCCGTGGAGGAGCAGGCCGAGGCCCTGTCCAAGCAGCTCGACGACTCGGCGGACGCCGCCGCCGTCGCGACCGCCGCCCACCTGGAACGCAAACTCACCGGCCTGCGCAGGGCACTTGACGCTCTGGAACCGGGCTCCGGGGGTTCCAGCACCCAGCTCCCCTCGCAGAACTGA
- a CDS encoding helix-turn-helix domain-containing protein: MSIGNAPEAPEEDRPSVGRALQKARIDARLTVEEVSTSTRVRVPIVHAIEDDDFSRCGGDVYARGHVRTLARAVGLDADALVAQYDAEHGGRPEPTPAATLFEAERIRPEPRRPNWTAAMVAAIVAVVGFVGFTLFTGEEGGNGSQVAQEEPAEKPDGDKPDAKPDQKKPSKPEPEPSESAIAGVPADKVTVRMEADDGNSWISATDHTGKLIFEGVLNEGGTKTFIDDEQLDLVFGNAGAVKLWVNGKEVDRLGEVGTVERVTYTRGDPEQG; the protein is encoded by the coding sequence GTGTCCATCGGCAACGCTCCCGAAGCCCCCGAAGAGGACCGGCCCTCGGTCGGTCGAGCCCTCCAGAAGGCCCGTATCGACGCCCGGCTGACCGTGGAAGAGGTCAGTACGTCGACCCGCGTGCGGGTGCCCATCGTCCACGCGATCGAGGATGACGACTTCTCCCGCTGCGGCGGTGACGTCTACGCCCGTGGCCACGTCCGCACGCTCGCCCGTGCCGTCGGGCTGGACGCGGACGCCCTGGTCGCACAGTACGACGCCGAGCACGGCGGGCGTCCCGAACCCACTCCTGCCGCGACGCTGTTCGAGGCCGAACGCATCCGACCCGAGCCCCGCCGTCCCAACTGGACCGCGGCCATGGTCGCCGCCATCGTGGCCGTCGTCGGCTTCGTCGGCTTCACGCTGTTCACCGGGGAGGAGGGCGGCAACGGGAGCCAGGTCGCCCAGGAGGAACCGGCCGAGAAGCCCGACGGCGACAAGCCCGACGCCAAGCCCGATCAGAAGAAGCCGTCCAAGCCCGAGCCCGAGCCGTCCGAGAGCGCCATCGCCGGCGTCCCGGCCGACAAGGTGACGGTGCGGATGGAGGCCGACGACGGCAACAGCTGGATCTCCGCCACCGACCACACCGGCAAGCTGATCTTCGAGGGTGTCCTCAACGAGGGCGGCACCAAGACCTTCATTGACGACGAGCAGCTCGACCTGGTCTTCGGCAACGCCGGAGCCGTCAAGCTGTGGGTCAACGGCAAGGAGGTCGACCGGCTCGGCGAGGTCGGCACGGTGGAGCGCGTCACCTACACCCGCGGCGACCCCGAGCAGGGCTGA
- a CDS encoding DNA translocase FtsK, whose product MASRTPGKAAAGKAPAKKPAAKKAPAAGKKAAPRKAPAKKASAGRPAAKPAPSPTSGVYRLVRACWLGVAHTVGALLRGIGRGARGLDPAHRKDGLALLLLGVSLVVAAGTWSNLQGPVGELVEMLVTGAFGRLDLLVPLLVGGMAVRLIRHPEKPEANGRIVIGLSALVAGVLGLVHAACGAPARDDGSEALRDAGGLIGWGSFTPLGFTVGEVLAVPLLVLLTVFGLLVVTATPVNAIPQRLRALGVRLGVVTPRPEDGERDAAEEGHGSVSGRRAGPAQGLRKDLPPELAEQEALERRRRRRRPAAARDADGAGRDTLSGADEDAGSSAAWDVAAAAAASLDGAVLHGVQPSPLVADLSHEVSDRRRRQQESLADDAGSGDGRSEARGAVVPGARGTRREDSGRTSVPDLTKDPEPPRTEEGQTTRAEQLQLSGDISYALPSLDLFERGGPGRTRSAANDHVVDSLTTVFTEFKVDASVTGFTRGPTVTRYEIELGPAVKVEKITALTKNIAYAVASPDVRIISPIPGKSAVGIEIPNSDREMVNLGDVLRSAQASGEEAPLLVALGKDVEGGYVTHDLATMPHVLVAGATGSGKSSCINCLISSVLARATPEEVRMVLIDPKRVELTAYEGIPHLITPIITNPKKAAEALQWVVREMDLRYDDLAAFGYRHIDDFNAAVRSGKARTPEGSERELAPYPYLMVIVDELADLMMVAPRDVEDAIVRITQLARAAGIHLVLATQRPSVDVVTGLIKANVPSRLAFSTSSLADSRVILDQAGAEKLIGKGDGLFLPMGASKPTRMQGAFVTEDEVSGLVDHCKAQMTPVFRDDVLVGQSKKKEIDEEIGDDMDLLCQAAELVVSTQFGSTSMLQRKLRVGFAKAGRLMDLMESRGVVGPSEGSKARDVLVKPDELDGVLALIRGETDS is encoded by the coding sequence ATGGCCTCACGTACGCCCGGCAAGGCTGCCGCCGGAAAGGCGCCCGCGAAGAAGCCCGCGGCCAAGAAGGCCCCGGCAGCGGGGAAGAAGGCCGCACCCCGGAAGGCTCCGGCGAAGAAGGCGTCCGCCGGACGCCCCGCGGCGAAGCCCGCTCCGTCACCCACCAGCGGCGTCTACCGCCTCGTGCGCGCCTGCTGGCTGGGCGTCGCCCACACCGTCGGCGCGCTGCTGCGCGGTATAGGGAGAGGCGCTCGAGGCCTGGACCCGGCGCACCGCAAGGACGGCCTGGCGCTGCTGCTGCTCGGTGTGTCACTGGTGGTCGCCGCAGGCACGTGGTCGAACCTGCAGGGGCCCGTCGGTGAACTGGTGGAGATGCTGGTGACCGGCGCCTTCGGCCGCCTGGACCTGCTGGTGCCGCTGCTGGTCGGCGGCATGGCCGTACGGCTGATCCGGCACCCGGAGAAGCCGGAGGCCAACGGGCGGATCGTCATCGGCCTCTCGGCGCTGGTCGCCGGCGTCCTCGGTCTGGTGCACGCCGCGTGCGGTGCGCCGGCCCGGGACGACGGCTCCGAGGCGCTCCGCGACGCCGGCGGTCTCATCGGCTGGGGTTCCTTCACTCCGCTCGGGTTCACCGTGGGCGAGGTGCTGGCAGTGCCGCTGCTGGTGTTGCTCACGGTGTTCGGTCTGCTGGTGGTCACGGCCACTCCGGTCAACGCGATCCCGCAGCGGCTGCGTGCGCTGGGCGTCCGGCTGGGGGTCGTCACTCCGCGACCGGAGGACGGCGAGCGGGACGCGGCGGAAGAGGGCCACGGTTCCGTGTCCGGCCGCCGCGCAGGCCCGGCGCAGGGTCTGCGCAAGGACCTGCCGCCCGAACTGGCGGAGCAGGAGGCGCTGGAGAGGCGCCGCCGCCGCAGGCGTCCTGCGGCGGCGCGGGACGCCGACGGTGCCGGACGGGATACGCTGTCCGGCGCGGACGAGGACGCTGGCTCGTCGGCCGCGTGGGACGTCGCCGCCGCTGCCGCCGCCTCACTGGACGGGGCCGTGCTGCACGGCGTGCAGCCCTCGCCGCTGGTCGCCGACCTCAGCCACGAGGTGTCCGACCGGCGACGCAGACAGCAGGAGTCCCTCGCCGACGACGCGGGCTCCGGCGACGGACGCTCCGAGGCGCGGGGCGCCGTCGTTCCCGGCGCGCGGGGCACTCGGCGCGAGGACTCCGGACGGACCTCCGTGCCGGACCTCACCAAGGACCCCGAGCCGCCGCGTACGGAGGAGGGGCAGACCACCCGCGCCGAGCAGCTCCAGCTCTCGGGCGACATCAGCTACGCGCTGCCCTCCCTCGATCTGTTCGAACGCGGCGGCCCCGGTCGCACCCGCAGCGCCGCGAACGACCACGTGGTGGACTCCCTGACCACCGTCTTCACCGAGTTCAAGGTCGACGCCTCGGTCACCGGCTTCACCCGCGGACCGACCGTCACCCGCTACGAGATCGAGCTGGGCCCGGCGGTCAAGGTCGAGAAGATCACCGCCCTGACCAAGAACATCGCCTACGCCGTCGCCAGCCCGGACGTGCGGATCATCTCGCCCATCCCCGGCAAGTCGGCGGTCGGCATCGAGATCCCGAACAGCGACCGGGAGATGGTCAACCTCGGCGACGTGCTGCGCTCGGCGCAGGCGAGCGGCGAGGAGGCGCCGCTGCTCGTCGCGCTCGGTAAGGACGTCGAGGGCGGCTACGTGACCCACGACCTGGCGACCATGCCGCACGTGCTGGTGGCCGGCGCCACCGGCTCCGGCAAGTCGTCCTGCATCAACTGCCTGATCTCCTCGGTGCTGGCCCGCGCCACTCCGGAGGAGGTCCGGATGGTGCTGATCGACCCCAAGCGGGTCGAGCTGACTGCCTACGAGGGCATCCCGCACCTGATCACGCCGATCATCACGAACCCCAAGAAGGCCGCCGAGGCGCTGCAGTGGGTCGTGCGGGAGATGGACCTGCGCTACGACGACCTCGCCGCCTTCGGCTACCGCCACATCGACGACTTCAACGCGGCCGTGCGCAGCGGGAAGGCCCGGACGCCGGAGGGCAGCGAACGGGAGCTGGCGCCGTACCCCTACCTGATGGTCATCGTGGACGAGCTTGCCGACCTGATGATGGTGGCGCCGCGCGACGTGGAGGACGCGATCGTGCGGATCACCCAGCTGGCGCGTGCGGCCGGCATCCACCTGGTACTGGCCACCCAGCGGCCGTCGGTCGATGTGGTCACCGGGCTCATCAAGGCGAACGTGCCCTCGCGGCTCGCCTTCTCCACCTCCTCGCTGGCCGACAGTCGGGTCATCCTGGACCAGGCGGGTGCGGAGAAGCTGATCGGCAAGGGCGACGGGCTGTTCCTGCCGATGGGGGCGAGCAAGCCGACGCGTATGCAGGGCGCCTTCGTCACCGAGGACGAGGTCAGCGGCCTGGTCGACCACTGCAAGGCGCAGATGACCCCGGTCTTCCGCGACGACGTGCTTGTCGGGCAGTCGAAGAAGAAGGAGATCGATGAGGAGATCGGCGACGACATGGATCTGCTCTGCCAGGCGGCGGAGCTGGTCGTCTCGACCCAGTTCGGGTCGACGTCGATGCTCCAGCGGAAGCTGCGCGTCGGCTTCGCCAAAGCGGGCCGGCTGATGGATCTGATGGAGTCACGTGGCGTGGTGGGGCCCAGTGAGGGGTCCAAAGCTCGGGATGTTCTGGTAAAACCGGATGAACTGGACGGAGTGCTGGCCCTCATCCGCGGGGAGACTGACTCGTAA
- the pgsA gene encoding CDP-diacylglycerol--glycerol-3-phosphate 3-phosphatidyltransferase yields MTGVPASAAGGGPVAKPRPTTPVPKAGLWNIANILTMLRLVLVPAFVLLMLADGGHDPAWRSFAWAAFTVAMITDLFDGELARRHNLITDFGKLADPIADKAIMGAALICLSALGDLPWWVTVVILARELGITLMRFLVIRHGIIPASRGGKMKTLAQGVAVGMYVLELTGPLASLRWWVMGLAVVLTVGTGLDYVRQALVLRRAGIEAEKAGQGDHGGAAPVAEPPGTGREQNR; encoded by the coding sequence ATGACCGGAGTGCCCGCCTCCGCAGCCGGCGGTGGTCCCGTGGCGAAACCCAGGCCGACGACGCCGGTGCCCAAGGCCGGTCTATGGAACATCGCCAACATCCTGACCATGCTGCGTCTGGTGCTGGTGCCCGCCTTCGTGCTGCTGATGCTCGCGGACGGCGGGCACGATCCCGCGTGGCGCTCGTTCGCCTGGGCGGCCTTCACCGTCGCCATGATCACCGACCTGTTCGACGGCGAGCTGGCCCGCCGCCACAACCTCATCACCGACTTCGGCAAGCTCGCCGACCCGATCGCCGACAAGGCGATCATGGGTGCGGCGCTGATCTGCCTCTCGGCGCTCGGCGACCTCCCGTGGTGGGTGACCGTGGTCATTCTGGCCCGGGAGCTCGGCATCACCCTGATGCGCTTCTTGGTCATCCGGCACGGGATCATCCCGGCCAGCCGCGGCGGCAAGATGAAGACGCTCGCCCAGGGCGTCGCCGTCGGCATGTACGTCCTGGAGCTGACCGGGCCGCTGGCCTCGCTGCGCTGGTGGGTGATGGGCCTGGCGGTGGTGCTGACCGTCGGCACCGGTCTCGACTACGTGCGGCAGGCCCTCGTCCTGCGCCGGGCCGGCATCGAGGCGGAGAAGGCGGGACAGGGCGACCACGGCGGCGCCGCACCGGTGGCGGAGCCCCCTGGCACGGGGCGGGAACAGAACCGATGA
- the rimO gene encoding 30S ribosomal protein S12 methylthiotransferase RimO codes for MPERRTVALVTLGCARNEVDSEELAGRLAADGWDLVEEAEDADVAVVNTCGFVEAAKKDSVDALLEANDLKDHGRTQAVVAVGCMAERYGRELADALPEADGVLGFDDYTDISDRLRTILAGGVHAAHVPRDRRKLLPVSPAARQQAGAGVALPGHGDAAAPAGEAVDGADAAAAAPSDLPDGLAPASGPRAPLRRRLGKSPVASVKLASGCDRRCSFCAIPSFRGSFISRRPSDVLAETRWLAEQGVREVMLVSENNTSYGKDLGDIRLLETLLPELAAVDGIERVRVSYLQPAEMRPDLIDVLTGTEKVAPYFDLSFQHSAPGVLRAMRRFGDTDSFLALLDSIRAKAPNAGARSNFIVGFPGETEADVHELERFLSAARLDAVGVFGYSDEDGTEAAGYEEKHDPDVVAARLERLSRLAEELTAQRAEERLGETVRVLVEDLGDGPEGEGPVGRAAHQAPETDGQVLLTGASCHGLAVGRMVEAKVVATEGVDLVAEPLASESEEATG; via the coding sequence ATGCCCGAACGCCGTACCGTCGCCCTTGTCACGCTCGGCTGCGCCCGTAACGAGGTGGACTCCGAGGAGCTCGCCGGCCGCCTGGCAGCGGACGGCTGGGACCTCGTCGAGGAAGCCGAGGACGCAGATGTCGCCGTCGTCAACACCTGTGGTTTCGTCGAGGCCGCCAAGAAGGACAGCGTCGACGCGCTGCTGGAGGCCAACGACCTGAAGGATCACGGCCGTACGCAGGCGGTCGTCGCCGTCGGCTGCATGGCGGAACGGTACGGCAGAGAACTCGCGGACGCCCTCCCGGAGGCGGACGGCGTCCTCGGCTTCGACGACTACACCGACATCTCCGACCGGCTGCGCACCATCCTCGCCGGCGGCGTCCACGCCGCCCATGTGCCGCGCGACCGCCGCAAGCTGCTGCCCGTCAGCCCCGCCGCACGTCAGCAGGCTGGTGCCGGGGTCGCGCTGCCCGGGCACGGCGACGCGGCCGCGCCCGCCGGCGAGGCGGTCGACGGCGCCGACGCCGCGGCCGCCGCACCCTCCGACCTCCCCGACGGCCTCGCGCCGGCATCCGGCCCGCGGGCCCCGCTGCGCCGCCGCCTGGGCAAGAGCCCGGTGGCCTCGGTGAAGCTCGCGTCCGGCTGCGACCGGCGCTGCTCGTTCTGCGCCATCCCCTCCTTCCGTGGCTCGTTCATCTCCCGTCGCCCCTCCGACGTGCTCGCCGAGACCCGCTGGCTCGCGGAGCAGGGCGTCCGCGAGGTCATGCTCGTCTCCGAGAACAACACCTCCTACGGCAAGGACCTGGGCGACATCCGGCTGCTCGAGACGCTGCTGCCCGAGCTGGCCGCCGTCGACGGGATCGAACGCGTCCGGGTGAGCTACCTCCAGCCCGCCGAGATGCGTCCCGACCTCATCGACGTGCTCACCGGCACCGAGAAGGTCGCCCCCTACTTCGACCTGTCCTTCCAGCACTCCGCCCCCGGCGTGCTGCGCGCCATGCGCCGCTTCGGCGACACCGACTCCTTCCTCGCGCTGCTGGATTCCATCCGGGCCAAGGCCCCGAACGCGGGTGCCCGCTCCAACTTCATCGTTGGCTTCCCGGGCGAGACCGAGGCCGACGTCCACGAACTGGAACGCTTCCTGTCCGCCGCCCGGCTCGACGCCGTGGGAGTCTTCGGTTACTCCGACGAGGACGGCACCGAAGCCGCCGGATACGAGGAGAAGCACGACCCCGATGTGGTCGCCGCACGCCTGGAACGGCTCTCCCGCCTTGCCGAGGAACTGACCGCGCAGCGCGCCGAGGAACGGCTGGGCGAGACCGTCCGGGTGCTGGTGGAGGACCTCGGCGACGGCCCGGAGGGCGAGGGCCCGGTCGGTCGCGCCGCCCACCAGGCCCCCGAGACCGACGGGCAGGTGCTGCTCACCGGCGCGTCGTGCCACGGCCTGGCCGTTGGACGTATGGTCGAGGCGAAGGTGGTGGCGACCGAGGGAGTGGACCTGGTCGCCGAGCCCCTGGCAAGCGAGAGCGAGGAGGCGACCGGATGA
- a CDS encoding CinA family protein encodes MTAPAGAGAAPEVAARLLEELVRKGETVAVAESLTGGLVAGRLTAVPGASRAFRGAVTAYATDVKRDVLGVDGGLLDERGAVDAEVARRMAEGVRRVMCADWGVATTGVAGPDPQDGKPVGLVYVAVAGPGHHCAPGPPGAEGRVRARECRLDGDRADVREGAVLAALELLLEETGGP; translated from the coding sequence ATGACCGCACCGGCGGGGGCCGGGGCCGCGCCCGAGGTCGCCGCCCGGCTGCTGGAGGAGCTGGTCCGCAAAGGTGAGACCGTGGCCGTCGCCGAGTCCCTGACCGGCGGCCTGGTCGCGGGCCGCCTCACGGCCGTCCCGGGGGCCTCCCGTGCCTTCCGCGGCGCGGTCACCGCGTACGCGACGGACGTCAAGCGCGACGTGCTGGGTGTGGACGGCGGCCTGCTCGACGAGCGGGGAGCGGTCGACGCGGAGGTGGCACGCCGCATGGCGGAGGGCGTACGGCGAGTGATGTGCGCGGACTGGGGCGTGGCTACGACCGGTGTGGCGGGACCGGACCCGCAGGACGGCAAGCCGGTCGGACTGGTCTATGTGGCGGTGGCCGGTCCCGGCCACCACTGCGCACCGGGGCCGCCCGGGGCCGAGGGACGCGTCCGCGCTCGGGAGTGCCGGCTCGACGGGGACCGGGCGGACGTCCGGGAGGGCGCCGTCCTCGCCGCGCTGGAGCTGCTGCTCGAGGAGACGGGCGGCCCCTGA
- a CDS encoding helix-turn-helix transcriptional regulator: MILLRRLLGDVLRRQRQRQGRTLREVSSSARVSLGYLSEVERGQKEASSELLSSICDALELRMSEVMRAVSDELALAELAESAASDTVPAPMRPMLGPVERMPSVTSVTGVPEERVTIKAPTEAVDVVAA, translated from the coding sequence ATGATTCTGCTCCGTCGCCTGTTGGGTGACGTGCTGCGTCGGCAGCGCCAACGCCAGGGCCGTACCCTGCGCGAGGTCTCGTCGTCCGCCCGGGTGTCGCTCGGTTACCTCTCCGAGGTGGAGCGAGGCCAGAAGGAAGCGTCCTCCGAGCTGTTGTCGTCCATCTGCGACGCGCTCGAGCTGCGGATGTCCGAGGTCATGCGCGCGGTCAGCGACGAACTGGCGCTCGCCGAGCTTGCCGAGTCCGCCGCCAGCGACACAGTACCGGCGCCGATGCGTCCGATGCTGGGCCCGGTCGAGCGGATGCCGTCCGTCACCTCGGTGACGGGTGTGCCGGAGGAGCGCGTCACGATCAAGGCGCCCACGGAGGCCGTGGACGTCGTCGCCGCCTGA